Proteins encoded together in one Nanoarchaeota archaeon window:
- a CDS encoding DUF4258 domain-containing protein: MDVVYTNHAEERLAERKIPKAVIEEALKNPDAVVDGTFGKKIAQKLIRNKLLRIVYEDSGEKYLIITAYYAEPERYVVVL; the protein is encoded by the coding sequence ATGGATGTGGTTTATACAAATCACGCAGAAGAAAGGCTCGCTGAGAGGAAAATTCCAAAAGCAGTTATTGAGGAAGCTCTCAAGAATCCTGATGCCGTTGTGGATGGCACGTTTGGAAAAAAGATCGCTCAAAAGCTTATAAGAAACAAACTTCTAAGAATAGTATATGAAGACTCGGGCGAAAAATACCTAATAATAACTGCATACTATGCAGAGCCCGAAAGATATGTTGTGGTATTATGA
- a CDS encoding tRNA pseudouridine(13) synthase TruD — MPNSAFALKSIPSDFIVEEITPDRIVLARNTKYSFDAESKGKFLHFILQKENRDTHEVLDEIARALHAPREVLSIAGMKDKSAITVQMASAHRIRKEQLERLKIRGAKLIPLQYIDKKVFLGNLWGNRFTITARGISKTHSELRELILARVKDMSGVFPNYFGEQRFGDDNSTQKIGKLILKRDFKTASKECAKRYRECAAHLEKNPKYHLGAIKQLPLKLQKMFIHAVQAEIFNSALDELLKQKTIDKDANIPLPGYTFASRIFTSEIDRLIEEIMKKEGITPEMFRVKDLPEIASAGELRRAFEEFSDFAILATEADELNAGKTKAVVQFALKKGCYATVFLDWVFK; from the coding sequence ATGCCAAATAGTGCATTCGCATTAAAGTCTATTCCATCAGACTTCATAGTCGAAGAAATCACTCCTGACAGAATTGTTCTTGCGCGCAACACCAAATATTCTTTTGATGCAGAAAGTAAAGGCAAATTCCTGCACTTCATTCTCCAGAAAGAAAACCGCGATACACATGAAGTATTGGATGAAATCGCGCGCGCTCTTCACGCTCCGCGCGAGGTTCTCTCAATCGCAGGAATGAAAGACAAATCTGCAATAACTGTGCAAATGGCTTCTGCACACAGAATCAGAAAAGAACAGCTAGAACGGCTGAAAATCCGCGGCGCGAAGTTAATTCCTTTGCAATACATCGACAAAAAAGTGTTTCTCGGCAATTTGTGGGGTAATAGGTTCACTATTACTGCGCGCGGCATCTCAAAAACACATTCAGAATTGCGCGAATTAATTCTGGCGCGCGTTAAAGATATGTCTGGCGTTTTCCCGAATTACTTCGGAGAACAGCGATTTGGCGATGACAACAGCACGCAAAAAATCGGCAAATTGATTCTGAAACGCGATTTCAAAACCGCTTCAAAAGAATGCGCGAAAAGATACCGCGAATGCGCAGCACATTTGGAAAAAAATCCTAAATATCATCTTGGCGCAATAAAGCAGTTGCCTTTGAAACTGCAAAAAATGTTCATTCATGCGGTTCAGGCAGAGATATTTAATTCGGCACTTGACGAACTTTTGAAGCAAAAAACAATAGACAAAGACGCTAATATCCCCCTTCCAGGCTACACTTTTGCGTCACGCATATTCACGTCCGAAATCGATCGATTAATCGAAGAAATAATGAAAAAAGAAGGGATTACGCCTGAAATGTTTCGCGTGAAGGACCTGCCTGAAATAGCGTCAGCCGGAGAACTGCGGCGCGCGTTTGAAGAATTCTCGGATTTTGCGATTCTCGCAACAGAAGCTGACGAACTAAATGCCGGAAAGACAAAAGCGGTTGTGCAATTCGCGCTCAAGAAAGGATGTTATGCGACCGTGTTTTTGGATTGGGTTTTTAAATAA
- a CDS encoding cysteine hydrolase, with product MVLSRIRLKNSALLVIDVINSCCSSKCESREPKITFKKIRKMVPELVAFIKKYKECSENPVIYINCTQWDKEHLAANISELYKDPNCRYYSKDKTGFRNTFYKVKPDSCDIIVTKNGYDAFTNPELDRLLKKRQIRYLIVAGVFGDGCVHSTIQSGFSKGYNFIILKDLIETTDVKIRQNLQKLLKSYTWPVMFGKTISSEEFLNRSSNHS from the coding sequence ATGGTCTTAAGCAGAATTCGTTTAAAAAACAGCGCCTTGCTCGTCATCGATGTCATCAACTCCTGCTGTAGCTCCAAATGCGAAAGCAGAGAGCCAAAAATTACATTCAAGAAAATCAGAAAAATGGTTCCGGAATTGGTCGCATTTATCAAAAAGTACAAAGAGTGCTCAGAAAACCCTGTTATCTATATCAATTGCACGCAATGGGATAAAGAGCATTTAGCCGCGAATATTAGTGAATTATACAAAGACCCGAATTGCCGCTATTATTCTAAAGATAAAACAGGATTCCGCAATACGTTTTATAAGGTGAAACCGGATAGCTGCGACATCATCGTTACAAAGAATGGCTATGATGCGTTTACAAATCCAGAATTAGATAGACTTTTGAAAAAGAGGCAAATAAGATACTTAATAGTGGCAGGTGTGTTCGGGGATGGGTGCGTGCACTCAACTATTCAAAGCGGTTTTTCCAAGGGATATAATTTCATAATCCTCAAAGACCTGATTGAGACAACCGACGTTAAAATACGGCAAAACTTGCAGAAACTGCTTAAAAGTTATACTTGGCCAGTAATGTTTGGGAAAACTATTAGTTCTGAAGAATTTCTAAATAGAAGTAGTAATCACTCATAA
- a CDS encoding tripartite tricarboxylate transporter permease has translation MLAELVFTLVGVVFGIITGLIPGMHINTIAAILVGAFYKYEFPGLPLVYFVIGLSVANSFSGFIPSIFLGAPDESTVLSVAPGHRMLKRGKGYEALALTVLGGGGGFIALIILLPILAYTIPAIYAVLRQYMQYVLIIVAAFLIHKENRVLWALFLFALSSIFGIVSMNANINSSFLLLPMLSGLFGLSTLAVSYFSDSRIPAQRTKFRIRYKKYIPAIFLGLASGIIAGLLPGVGTSQSAIIAQETGKAKGKRKFMAVLGSISVTDTMLSIIAIYLIGNPRSGGAIAIQDFLGGKMAFNDVVLFTAAGLLSMIIAAYFTLRIGRVFGTLVSHVNYRHVACLTAAFLLWVIYAFSGAVGILIALTGTAIGIIPHLVGVKKSLLLGCLITPTVLYFLGISIYFI, from the coding sequence ATGCTTGCGGAGCTTGTGTTCACGCTTGTCGGTGTTGTATTTGGAATAATTACCGGGCTCATCCCCGGAATGCACATAAACACAATTGCCGCAATACTTGTTGGAGCATTCTACAAATACGAATTTCCCGGGCTGCCTCTGGTATATTTTGTAATCGGGCTCTCGGTTGCAAATTCTTTCTCGGGCTTTATCCCGTCGATTTTTCTTGGAGCGCCTGATGAATCAACAGTGCTTTCAGTTGCACCGGGGCATCGTATGCTTAAGCGCGGCAAAGGATATGAGGCACTCGCACTTACTGTTCTTGGCGGCGGCGGAGGATTTATCGCCCTCATCATTCTGCTGCCAATACTAGCATACACAATTCCTGCAATTTACGCGGTCCTGCGCCAGTACATGCAGTATGTCCTCATCATTGTTGCGGCGTTTCTTATTCATAAAGAGAATCGCGTTCTTTGGGCGCTATTCTTGTTTGCGCTATCCTCTATATTCGGCATTGTGTCAATGAATGCGAATATCAACAGCTCGTTTTTGCTTCTGCCTATGCTCTCAGGTCTTTTCGGTTTGAGCACGCTTGCAGTAAGCTATTTTTCAGATTCAAGAATACCTGCGCAGAGGACAAAATTCCGAATAAGGTATAAGAAATACATTCCTGCAATCTTTCTCGGTCTCGCTTCAGGCATTATTGCAGGCCTTCTTCCTGGGGTCGGAACATCGCAATCAGCCATAATCGCACAAGAGACCGGCAAAGCAAAGGGCAAGCGAAAGTTCATGGCAGTTCTTGGCTCGATTTCTGTGACAGACACCATGCTTTCAATTATAGCGATTTACCTGATAGGCAATCCGCGTTCAGGAGGCGCCATAGCAATACAGGATTTTCTTGGCGGCAAAATGGCATTTAATGACGTTGTCTTGTTCACGGCTGCAGGACTGCTTTCCATGATAATTGCAGCTTATTTCACGCTAAGGATTGGGCGTGTGTTTGGAACGCTTGTTTCACATGTGAACTACAGGCATGTGGCGTGCCTGACAGCAGCGTTTCTTTTGTGGGTAATTTACGCATTCAGCGGCGCTGTTGGCATCCTGATTGCGCTAACTGGCACTGCAATAGGCATCATCCCTCATCTTGTCGGCGTGAAGAAATCGCTTCTTTTGGGATGCTTGATAACGCCCACTGTGCTTTATTTTCTCGGGATAAGCATTTACTTCATATGA
- the rpsJ gene encoding 30S ribosomal protein S10, protein MQIARIRVASTDYKKLEELVHSIKDTAQKFGASVTGPMPLPTKKLKIVTRKSPSGSGAATFERWEMRVHKRVIDVGINERALRQIMRVEVPEGVNIEIELKE, encoded by the coding sequence ATGCAAATCGCAAGAATACGGGTCGCAAGCACAGACTACAAGAAATTGGAAGAACTGGTCCACTCAATAAAGGACACAGCCCAGAAATTCGGCGCATCAGTCACAGGACCGATGCCGCTTCCGACAAAAAAGCTGAAAATTGTGACCCGAAAATCACCTTCTGGTTCTGGAGCAGCAACATTCGAGCGCTGGGAAATGCGAGTGCATAAGCGCGTAATTGACGTTGGAATTAATGAGCGCGCACTAAGGCAAATCATGCGAGTAGAAGTTCCCGAGGGCGTTAATATTGAGATTGAGCTGAAGGAATAA
- a CDS encoding LAGLIDADG family homing endonuclease, translated as MEYELGYVAGALCGDGCLVWNKNAGNYGITLEVKDKDIANYFSECLKTVIEKSVKTMIRKRTYNRAPYLTFVVYFYGKKEIKKLKDIYNNVNFGTFEWLPPNEAYNNKAFRQGFLRAFFDCEGTVRIRFRKRTSTRFEKIRNIRTQSANKNGLFEIKKLLILENIPSIIYSSGKYHTLDIEGKQRLESFFKNIGFASKVKQEKLELAARFLTPEEKIKGYDAEEPLQESPDEIRH; from the coding sequence ATGGAATACGAACTAGGGTATGTTGCCGGCGCTTTGTGCGGTGATGGATGCCTTGTCTGGAATAAGAATGCCGGAAATTATGGCATAACTCTTGAAGTCAAAGATAAAGATATTGCAAATTATTTTTCGGAATGCCTTAAAACAGTAATTGAAAAATCTGTAAAGACGATGATTCGTAAAAGAACATATAATCGTGCCCCTTATTTAACTTTTGTAGTCTATTTCTACGGAAAAAAAGAAATAAAAAAACTAAAAGACATCTATAATAATGTAAACTTCGGAACATTTGAATGGTTGCCTCCAAACGAAGCATATAATAATAAAGCATTCAGGCAAGGATTTCTCCGCGCATTTTTCGATTGTGAAGGCACCGTAAGAATAAGATTCAGAAAAAGAACATCAACGAGATTCGAAAAAATTCGCAACATACGAACACAATCCGCCAATAAAAACGGGCTTTTCGAAATCAAAAAACTGTTAATTTTAGAGAACATACCCTCAATAATATATTCTTCTGGAAAATATCATACGCTCGACATTGAAGGAAAACAACGTCTTGAATCTTTTTTTAAAAATATTGGTTTTGCCTCTAAAGTAAAACAAGAAAAACTTGAACTTGCGGCACGTTTCTTAACGCCGGAAGAAAAAATCAAAGGATATGATGCAGAAGAGCCGCTACAAGAATCGCCTGATGAAATTCGGCATTAG
- the tuf gene encoding translation elongation factor EF-1 subunit alpha codes for MASAKPHMNIVTIGHVDQGKSTLVGRLLWDTGNVPEQEMKKIEEKAKELKKESFKFAFLMDTVKEERERGVTIDIMHQRFDTANRYFTVIDAPGHRDFVKNMITGASQADAAILVIGAKDGVMPQTKEHVFLIKTLGLKQLIVAINKMDDAGFDEGVYNKTKEDIIKLLKSVGFKTDTLPYIPLSAWTGDNVAKKSEKMSWYTGPTLLETLDKLEVPAKPIDKPLRIPIQDAYTITGVGTVPVGRVESGTLKPNDKLIFMPSGKIGDVKQIEMHHEVVPQATAGDNIGFNIRGLARNDIDRGDVAGHVDNPPTVAEEFTAQIIVLQHPSVITKGYTPVFHAHTAHVSCTITEIVKKMNPATGAVEAEHPDFIKAGDAAVIKCKPLKPFVIEKQSEFPQLAKFAIRDMGMTIAAGMVIDVVPAKKAGK; via the coding sequence ATGGCATCAGCAAAACCGCACATGAACATCGTGACAATTGGACACGTTGACCAGGGTAAATCAACACTGGTAGGCAGGCTTCTTTGGGATACTGGAAATGTTCCTGAGCAGGAAATGAAGAAAATTGAAGAGAAAGCAAAGGAATTGAAAAAAGAATCATTCAAATTCGCATTCTTAATGGATACTGTAAAGGAAGAGCGAGAACGCGGCGTGACAATAGATATCATGCACCAACGATTTGATACCGCAAACAGATACTTTACAGTCATTGACGCTCCAGGGCACAGAGACTTTGTAAAGAACATGATTACTGGCGCATCACAGGCTGATGCGGCAATCCTTGTTATTGGAGCAAAGGATGGCGTGATGCCGCAGACAAAGGAACACGTTTTTCTCATAAAGACACTGGGTTTGAAGCAGCTCATTGTTGCAATAAATAAAATGGATGATGCAGGTTTTGATGAAGGAGTCTACAACAAGACAAAAGAAGACATCATAAAGCTTTTGAAATCAGTTGGCTTTAAGACTGATACCTTACCTTACATTCCGCTTTCTGCATGGACTGGAGATAATGTTGCAAAGAAATCTGAAAAAATGTCATGGTATACAGGTCCGACACTTCTTGAAACACTTGATAAATTGGAAGTTCCGGCAAAACCAATAGACAAGCCGCTTAGAATTCCGATTCAGGACGCTTATACTATCACAGGCGTTGGAACAGTTCCAGTTGGTCGAGTGGAATCAGGAACACTTAAGCCAAATGACAAATTGATTTTCATGCCTTCGGGGAAAATCGGTGATGTAAAACAGATTGAAATGCATCATGAGGTAGTTCCTCAGGCAACGGCAGGTGACAACATCGGATTTAATATCCGTGGCCTTGCAAGAAATGATATTGACCGAGGAGATGTGGCGGGTCATGTAGATAACCCTCCGACAGTTGCTGAAGAGTTCACAGCGCAGATAATTGTTCTGCAGCATCCTTCAGTCATAACAAAAGGATACACTCCGGTGTTTCACGCACACACAGCACACGTGTCATGTACCATAACTGAAATAGTTAAGAAAATGAATCCTGCAACAGGAGCTGTTGAGGCAGAGCATCCGGATTTTATAAAAGCCGGAGATGCAGCAGTTATCAAATGCAAGCCACTAAAGCCTTTTGTTATTGAAAAGCAGTCTGAATTCCCGCAGCTTGCGAAATTCGCAATAAGGGATATGGGAATGACAATTGCAGCAGGCATGGTGATTGATGTTGTTCCTGCAAAGAAAGCAGGAAAATAA
- a CDS encoding nascent polypeptide-associated complex protein, whose amino-acid sequence MFPGINPKQMEKAMRQMGIKSEDIDASEVIIRLNSGSELVISNPSVQKVIMAGNASFQVSGEAVERSAEAEITEDDIAIVAEKAGVSREKAKKALEEANGDIAETIMKLADM is encoded by the coding sequence ATGTTCCCGGGAATCAATCCAAAGCAGATGGAAAAGGCAATGCGCCAGATGGGCATTAAAAGCGAAGATATTGACGCTTCTGAAGTGATTATCCGCCTGAATTCAGGCAGCGAGCTCGTCATATCAAACCCGAGCGTGCAGAAAGTGATTATGGCCGGCAACGCGAGCTTTCAGGTGAGCGGCGAGGCTGTTGAGCGCAGTGCAGAAGCTGAGATAACTGAAGACGACATCGCCATTGTTGCAGAGAAAGCAGGAGTGTCGCGCGAGAAAGCAAAGAAAGCGCTTGAAGAAGCGAATGGGGATATTGCTGAGACGATAATGAAACTTGCAGATATGTGA
- a CDS encoding DUF2283 domain-containing protein, translating into MKITYDPKADAMNIRFQKGKYEISKEIADGIIIDYTKGGKVISIEILDASKRMPKESITDIIVGLPVKAA; encoded by the coding sequence ATGAAAATAACATATGACCCGAAAGCCGATGCAATGAACATACGGTTTCAGAAAGGAAAATACGAAATCAGCAAAGAGATAGCAGACGGTATAATTATAGATTACACAAAAGGGGGGAAAGTCATATCCATAGAAATTCTGGATGCTTCAAAAAGAATGCCAAAAGAAAGCATTACGGACATTATTGTCGGCCTTCCTGTGAAAGCCGCTTAA